The DNA region TACAAGTCCAAACAGCATCAGATTGTTCCCAGTTCACCGGTGGTGTTGCAGGCGGATCCGACCCTACTGTTCGTTAACGCCGGGATGAATCAGTTCAAGGAGATTTTCCTGGGCGCCCGCGTCAGCCAGTATGGACGGGTGGCCAACAGTCAGAAGTGCATCCGGGTCAGTGGAAAGCATAATGATCTGGAAGAGGTCGGCCACGACACCTATCACCACACCTTTTTCGAGATGCTGGGGAACTGGTCGTTCGGCGATTACTACAAGCGGGAATCCATCGCCTGGGGCTGGGAACTGCTCACCAAGGTGTGGGGGCTCCCCAAGAACCGGTTGTGGGCCACGGTCTATAAGGATGATGAAGAGGCGATCGCCATCTGGAAAGAGGTCACGGATATCGATCCCACCCACATCCTGAAATTTGCCGAGAAGGATAACTTCTGGGAAATGGGCGAGACAGGTCCCTGCGGGCCCTGCTCTGAAATCCATTTCGACCGCACCGTCAATGGCTGTACCCCGGACATGATCAATGCCGGGCTGCAGGAAGTGATCGAAATCTGGAATCATGTGTTCATGCAGTATAACCGCCGTCAGGACGGGTCCCTCGAGGAACTCCCCGCCAAGCACGTCGATACCGGCATGGGGTTGGAGCGTGTGGTCTCGGTGATTCAAGGCAAGACGTCCAATTACGACACCGATATTTTCCAGCCGGTGATCCAGAAGATGGTTCAATTGAGCGGGTATACCTATGAGGGCCCGGGCGGGGTCGCGATGCGGGTGATTGCCGATCACCTTCGGACCCTGGCCTTCGCCATTGGCGACGGGGTGCTCCCCTCCAATGACGGGCGGGGTTACGTGTTGCGTCGCCTGTTGCGCCGTGCCGTGCGCTATGGACGCAAGATCGGGTTTACCCGGCCCTTCATGACAGCGCTTCTGCCAACATTAGAAGAGGCAATGGGCGCCCAGTACCCTGAACTGGTGCAGCATCGTAAGGAAATTGCCCGGGCGATCCTCGCGGAAGAGGAGAGCTTCTCGGTCACGCTTGACCGCGGTCTATCCCTGTTCGATGAAGTGGCCGCCTCGGTGATTGCCACGAAAAACACGGTGTTTCCCGGAGACGCGGCGTTCAAGCTTTATGATACCTATGGGTTCCCTCTGGACCTGACCGTGGTCATGGCGAAGGAAAAAGGGCTGGAAGTTGACGAAAAGCGGTTTGCCACACTGATGGACGAGCAGCGCAAACGGGCCCGGGATGCCCGTAAGGCGGCCACAGCGGATGCGGATGTGGATCTGGTCTCCGATCTGGTGGCAAGCGGAATCAAGACAAAGTTTACCGGCTACACCCAACTTTCAGGAACAGCCCCTGTGCTGAAGCTGTTGGGCAAGGATGCCGCTGGTGTCAGCGCGGTG from bacterium includes:
- the alaS gene encoding alanine--tRNA ligase, with translation MTKSEMTAAEIRQSFMDFYKSKQHQIVPSSPVVLQADPTLLFVNAGMNQFKEIFLGARVSQYGRVANSQKCIRVSGKHNDLEEVGHDTYHHTFFEMLGNWSFGDYYKRESIAWGWELLTKVWGLPKNRLWATVYKDDEEAIAIWKEVTDIDPTHILKFAEKDNFWEMGETGPCGPCSEIHFDRTVNGCTPDMINAGLQEVIEIWNHVFMQYNRRQDGSLEELPAKHVDTGMGLERVVSVIQGKTSNYDTDIFQPVIQKMVQLSGYTYEGPGGVAMRVIADHLRTLAFAIGDGVLPSNDGRGYVLRRLLRRAVRYGRKIGFTRPFMTALLPTLEEAMGAQYPELVQHRKEIARAILAEEESFSVTLDRGLSLFDEVAASVIATKNTVFPGDAAFKLYDTYGFPLDLTVVMAKEKGLEVDEKRFATLMDEQRKRARDARKAATADADVDLVSDLVASGIKTKFTGYTQLSGTAPVLKLLGKDAAGVSAVVEVLSEGQEGSLLLAETPFYPEKGGQVGDRGTITGPEGEFEVTDTRQPTEGIVLHVGRVTRGKMAAGSMVSATIDSERRAATARHHTATHLLQFALKEIVGGSIKQAGSMVSPERLRFDFNYFQALTPAELAAVERRVNELVLANAAVNVSEMALKDVPGSGIVAIFDEKYGDTVRVVNVGGYSRELCGGTHVTATGTIGLFRIVSECSIASGVRRIEAVTGLPAYDVMCADRSLLEGLAKRFSVSPAEITGRVEALADQVKTLDKQIKDNENAAAMQKLGGVLAAATEVKGMKLMAVAVGEVSADALKNLADAALAQAGSAVVVLGASSEGKAQFIVVVSPDLVKKGVHAGKIIKEVAKIAGGGGGGQPAMARAGGKDVSKIAEAVAKARELL